A part of Chitinivorax tropicus genomic DNA contains:
- a CDS encoding acyclic terpene utilization AtuA family protein: MEERVVKIGCASGFWGDTQTAAAQLVRLAELDYLVFDYLAEVTLSIMAAAKVKDSSLGYAPDFVDNVLPPLLPQLAAKGIKVISNAGGVNPLACRDRLQAAIDAAGLTLSVAVVQGDDLMPQLDALQAADVKEWQTGAPLPTSPLTANAYLGATPIAAALAAGADIVITGRVVDSALVLGPLLHAFNWSLHDYDKLAQGSLAGHIIECGAQCCGGNFTDWQTVPGFDQMGFPLVEVAADGCFVVTKPAGTGGLVSVPTVAEQVVYEVGDPQAYLLPDVTCDFSQVQLTQIGDNRVAVQGARGRPPTHQYKACLTWQDGHRLTACCVLAGRQAVAKARSVADHLISKAQALLAQRKLPPFTATRIEILGAEASYGHHARCDDTREVVLRLTVTHPLKPALQFFGGEIAQAATGMAPGLVSLLGGRPKPSPVIKLFACLIPQALVAQSVHIGGQVIRVPLPTLPAIEPIPMDAKLITPPHPVNEHGLISVPLIQLAWARSGDKGDDANIGVIARHPEILPWLHQALTPTAVQAWFQHVLDHPQSRVECYAWPGLHALNLVLRHALGGGGMASLRVDAQGKAFAQQLLDMPIPIPPRLLERLPCQ, encoded by the coding sequence ATGGAGGAGAGAGTCGTCAAGATCGGCTGTGCAAGCGGCTTTTGGGGGGATACCCAAACTGCGGCGGCTCAGCTGGTGCGATTGGCCGAGCTGGATTACCTGGTGTTCGATTACCTGGCCGAGGTGACGTTGTCGATCATGGCGGCGGCCAAGGTAAAGGATTCGAGCCTGGGTTACGCGCCTGACTTCGTGGACAACGTGTTGCCGCCGTTGTTGCCACAGCTGGCGGCCAAAGGCATCAAGGTGATCAGCAATGCAGGTGGGGTGAATCCGCTGGCTTGCCGGGATCGATTGCAAGCCGCCATCGATGCCGCAGGTCTGACGCTGAGCGTGGCGGTGGTGCAGGGGGATGACCTGATGCCACAGTTGGATGCGTTGCAAGCCGCTGATGTCAAGGAGTGGCAGACCGGCGCACCGCTGCCGACCAGCCCCTTGACCGCCAACGCCTATCTGGGTGCGACGCCGATTGCCGCTGCTCTGGCTGCCGGGGCCGATATCGTGATCACTGGCCGGGTGGTGGATAGCGCCCTGGTGCTGGGCCCATTGCTGCATGCGTTCAATTGGTCGCTGCATGATTATGACAAGCTGGCGCAGGGCTCATTGGCCGGGCACATCATCGAGTGTGGGGCGCAGTGCTGTGGTGGCAATTTCACCGATTGGCAGACTGTGCCGGGGTTTGATCAGATGGGCTTCCCGCTGGTCGAGGTCGCTGCGGATGGCTGCTTTGTCGTGACCAAACCAGCAGGCACGGGTGGGCTGGTCAGTGTGCCGACCGTCGCAGAACAGGTGGTCTATGAGGTGGGCGATCCGCAGGCCTATCTGTTGCCAGATGTGACTTGCGATTTCAGCCAAGTGCAATTGACCCAGATCGGTGACAACCGTGTGGCAGTACAAGGCGCGCGGGGCAGGCCGCCCACTCATCAATATAAAGCATGCCTGACCTGGCAGGATGGCCACCGGCTGACTGCCTGCTGTGTGCTGGCAGGCCGGCAGGCGGTAGCCAAGGCGCGATCAGTAGCTGATCACCTGATCAGCAAGGCACAAGCCTTGTTGGCGCAGCGGAAGCTGCCGCCGTTTACTGCAACCCGGATCGAGATCCTGGGTGCCGAGGCCAGCTATGGCCACCATGCTCGTTGTGACGACACGCGGGAAGTGGTGTTGCGCCTTACCGTGACCCATCCCTTGAAACCCGCATTGCAATTCTTCGGGGGGGAAATCGCTCAGGCAGCGACCGGGATGGCACCAGGGTTGGTCAGCCTGCTGGGCGGGCGGCCCAAGCCGTCACCGGTGATCAAGCTGTTCGCCTGCCTGATTCCCCAGGCGCTGGTGGCCCAGTCGGTGCATATTGGCGGACAGGTGATCAGGGTGCCCTTACCGACGCTCCCGGCGATTGAGCCGATACCGATGGATGCAAAGTTGATCACCCCACCCCATCCGGTGAACGAACATGGGCTGATCAGCGTGCCGTTGATCCAGCTGGCCTGGGCTCGTAGCGGCGACAAAGGCGATGATGCCAACATTGGGGTCATTGCCCGCCACCCTGAGATCCTGCCTTGGCTGCATCAGGCATTGACCCCCACAGCAGTGCAGGCTTGGTTCCAGCATGTGCTGGATCACCCGCAAAGCCGTGTCGAGTGCTATGCCTGGCCAGGGCTGCATGCGTTGAATCTGGTGCTGCGCCATGCGCTGGGTGGTGGTGGCATGGCCAGCTTGCGGGTGGATGCACAAGGCAAGGCATTTGCCCAGCAGCTGCTGGACATGCCGATCCCGATTCCACCGCGATTGTTGGAAAGGCTGCCATGTCAGTGA
- a CDS encoding TetR/AcrR family transcriptional regulator translates to MTPSPARKRGRPPKDADTSLRRVLIQQSAKLFREQGFERTTVRDIAHAAGVQAGSWFYHFKSKHEILAAVMREGMADSLARIQQLDVATLPAKAALRALIHTHLHTILAPDHDFIPVMLYEWRSLPPAAQVEIAALQQQYEAVWESVIARLQQHGDWPMPTRADRLFLFGSLNWIAQWYRPDGPLSLDDLVDDAMVFFLRSA, encoded by the coding sequence ATGACACCTTCCCCCGCCAGAAAGCGTGGCCGTCCGCCCAAAGACGCCGACACCAGCCTGCGCCGCGTGTTGATCCAACAGTCCGCCAAACTGTTTCGAGAACAAGGCTTCGAGCGCACCACCGTGCGTGACATCGCTCACGCCGCAGGTGTGCAGGCTGGCAGCTGGTTTTATCATTTCAAGAGCAAACATGAGATCCTGGCGGCGGTGATGCGGGAAGGTATGGCGGATTCGCTGGCGCGCATCCAGCAGCTGGATGTCGCCACCCTGCCCGCCAAAGCCGCATTGCGCGCGCTGATCCACACACACCTGCACACCATCCTGGCGCCAGATCATGATTTCATCCCAGTGATGCTCTATGAATGGCGCTCGCTGCCGCCGGCGGCACAGGTGGAGATCGCCGCCTTGCAGCAGCAATATGAGGCCGTATGGGAAAGCGTCATCGCACGGCTCCAGCAACATGGCGACTGGCCCATGCCCACCCGTGCGGATCGGCTGTTCCTGTTTGGCTCGTTGAACTGGATTGCGCAGTGGTATCGGCCCGACGGCCCGCTTTCACTGGACGATCTGGTGGATGACGCGATGGTTTTTTTCCTGCGCAGCGCCTGA
- the ypfJ gene encoding KPN_02809 family neutral zinc metallopeptidase, with the protein MRWNDMRQSDNVEDRRSGGGGLPIGGLSIGGMVVVAVISLLLGQNPLEILGLMQSASQHPTNQAAQPRTQPTNDEGKRFVSAILGDTEDTWDHLFKQAGSHYERPTLVLFRDAVSSACGRASSAVGPFYCPGDKKVYLDLGFFDELQRRFAAPGDFAQAYVIAHEVGHHIQNLMGVSGQVHRKQQALGKKAANALSVQLELQADCLAGVWGHYAQQRKLLDPGDMAEALTAAHAIGDDTLQRNATGHVVPDAFTHGSSEQRMYWFKRGFEAGDMRRCDTFSAAKG; encoded by the coding sequence ATGCGCTGGAATGACATGCGACAAAGCGACAATGTCGAAGACCGCCGCAGCGGTGGCGGGGGATTGCCCATTGGCGGGCTGAGTATCGGGGGCATGGTGGTGGTCGCCGTGATCAGTCTGCTGCTGGGGCAAAACCCGCTGGAAATCCTCGGCCTGATGCAATCCGCCAGCCAGCACCCGACCAATCAAGCCGCCCAACCGCGCACCCAGCCCACCAACGATGAAGGCAAACGATTCGTCTCAGCCATTCTGGGCGACACCGAAGACACCTGGGATCATTTGTTCAAGCAGGCTGGCAGCCACTATGAACGGCCCACGTTGGTTCTGTTCCGCGATGCGGTCAGCTCGGCTTGCGGACGCGCCAGCTCGGCGGTCGGCCCGTTTTACTGCCCTGGTGATAAAAAGGTCTATCTCGACTTGGGCTTTTTCGACGAATTGCAACGGCGCTTTGCCGCCCCGGGCGATTTTGCGCAGGCTTATGTCATCGCACACGAGGTCGGCCATCACATCCAGAACCTGATGGGCGTATCAGGACAGGTGCATCGCAAACAACAAGCACTCGGCAAAAAAGCCGCCAATGCGCTATCGGTACAGCTGGAGTTACAGGCCGATTGCCTGGCGGGCGTGTGGGGGCATTATGCCCAGCAACGTAAACTGCTCGACCCAGGCGACATGGCCGAGGCCCTGACCGCTGCCCATGCCATCGGTGACGACACCCTGCAGCGCAACGCCACGGGCCATGTCGTGCCTGATGCCTTCACCCATGGCTCGTCTGAGCAACGCATGTACTGGTTCAAGCGCGGCTTCGAGGCAGGCGACATGCGGCGCTGTGATACATTCTCCGCAGCAAAGGGCTGA
- a CDS encoding DUF1653 domain-containing protein: MTPPSSYFQHIDGGLYRFITEARHADNAQPVIVYEHLWPFEPGIWVRNAVEFQQRFTPIDAAIVQAQMQGNRQAAQQTVTAAKAARRARQTST; the protein is encoded by the coding sequence ATGACACCACCTTCCAGCTATTTCCAACACATCGACGGCGGCCTGTACCGCTTCATCACCGAAGCACGCCACGCTGACAACGCACAGCCCGTCATCGTGTATGAACACCTGTGGCCTTTCGAGCCTGGTATATGGGTACGCAATGCCGTGGAGTTCCAGCAGCGCTTCACCCCGATAGACGCGGCCATCGTACAGGCCCAGATGCAGGGCAATCGCCAGGCCGCCCAACAAACCGTTACTGCCGCCAAAGCCGCGCGCCGCGCACGGCAAACCTCGACCTGA
- a CDS encoding ATP-binding cassette domain-containing protein, with amino-acid sequence MPLISVDNACLAFGHHPLLDQAALNLDAGERVGVIGRNGTGKSSLLKALAGLVKLDDGLIRFASDAKVAYVPQEPLFEPGLSVFDAVAGGLADLAGLLRDYHHCTQQLAHAHDEALLARMQSLQTALEAQDGWRFNSLVESTLSTLGLPADKPVDELSGGWKKRVALARALVAEPNVLLLDEPTNHLDVAAIEWLEGVLRAFAGGVLVITHDRRFLDNVATRIVELDRGLLCSFPGNFATYQLKKAEMLEVEAIHNRKFDKFWAQEEVWIRKGVEARRTRNEGRVRRLEQLRRDRAARREQMGQVQFSLDAGERSGKLVAELDKVTKAYAGRTLIKDFTTRIQRGDRIGLLGPNGIGKTTLLKLILGEIQPDGGTVKTGTNLQIAYFDQFREQLDEEMAIVDVISQGSDFIQIGNERKHIMSYLGDFLFAPERARSPVKSLSGGERNRLLLARLFTKPANVLVLDEPTNDLDIDTLELLEQLVADYTGTVFLVSHDRAFLDNVVTQVIAFEGEGVLREYPGGYEDFQAAKARMESQKPAEKAVVASKPAAQPVKNRQVKLSFNESRELAALPDEIAALEAAQAEINAQLLAPDAYKTDPQQLKAWQLRIDEIDEQLLEKLARWEALEEKQKGG; translated from the coding sequence TTGCCGCTGATTTCTGTTGATAACGCATGTTTGGCCTTTGGCCACCATCCCTTGTTGGATCAGGCTGCCCTGAATCTGGATGCGGGTGAACGGGTTGGGGTGATCGGACGTAATGGTACCGGCAAATCGTCGCTGCTGAAGGCGTTGGCGGGGCTGGTGAAGCTCGATGACGGGTTGATCCGTTTTGCCAGTGATGCCAAGGTGGCTTACGTGCCGCAGGAGCCTTTGTTTGAGCCGGGGCTGTCGGTGTTTGATGCGGTGGCGGGTGGCTTGGCGGATCTGGCGGGGCTGCTGCGTGACTATCATCACTGCACCCAGCAATTGGCCCATGCCCACGACGAGGCATTGCTGGCCCGGATGCAAAGCCTGCAGACCGCGCTGGAGGCGCAGGATGGTTGGCGATTCAACAGCCTGGTGGAATCCACCTTGTCTACGCTGGGCTTGCCCGCCGACAAGCCGGTCGATGAATTGTCCGGTGGCTGGAAAAAGCGCGTGGCGCTGGCGCGGGCGCTGGTGGCTGAGCCGAATGTGCTGTTGTTGGACGAGCCGACCAACCACCTGGACGTGGCGGCCATCGAGTGGCTAGAGGGTGTCTTGCGCGCCTTTGCCGGTGGGGTGCTGGTGATCACCCATGATCGGCGCTTTCTGGACAATGTCGCCACTCGCATCGTCGAGCTGGATCGCGGCCTGCTTTGCAGCTTTCCGGGCAATTTCGCGACCTATCAACTCAAAAAGGCCGAGATGCTGGAGGTCGAGGCCATCCACAACCGTAAATTCGACAAATTCTGGGCGCAGGAAGAGGTGTGGATTCGCAAAGGGGTAGAGGCGCGGCGTACCCGCAACGAGGGGCGAGTGCGGCGGCTGGAGCAATTGCGGCGTGATCGGGCGGCCCGACGCGAGCAGATGGGGCAGGTGCAGTTCTCACTAGACGCGGGTGAGCGCTCGGGCAAGCTGGTGGCTGAGCTGGACAAGGTCACCAAAGCCTATGCGGGCCGCACCTTGATCAAGGATTTCACCACGCGCATCCAGCGTGGTGACCGTATCGGTCTGCTTGGCCCCAATGGCATCGGCAAGACCACGCTGTTGAAGTTGATTCTGGGGGAGATCCAGCCTGATGGCGGGACGGTCAAGACCGGGACCAATCTGCAGATTGCTTACTTCGATCAGTTTCGTGAGCAATTGGATGAGGAGATGGCGATTGTCGATGTGATCAGCCAAGGTAGTGATTTCATCCAGATCGGCAATGAACGTAAACACATCATGAGCTATCTCGGTGATTTTCTGTTCGCGCCCGAGCGAGCCCGTTCTCCGGTCAAATCCTTGTCGGGGGGCGAGCGCAATCGCTTGCTGCTGGCGCGGCTGTTCACCAAGCCTGCCAATGTGCTGGTGCTGGATGAGCCCACCAATGACCTCGATATCGACACCCTGGAGCTGCTGGAGCAGCTGGTGGCGGATTACACCGGCACAGTGTTCCTGGTCAGCCATGATCGTGCGTTTCTGGACAATGTGGTGACGCAGGTGATCGCATTCGAGGGTGAAGGGGTGCTGCGCGAGTACCCTGGCGGCTATGAGGACTTCCAGGCAGCCAAAGCCCGGATGGAGAGTCAGAAGCCTGCTGAGAAGGCTGTCGTGGCGAGCAAGCCCGCAGCTCAGCCGGTGAAGAATCGTCAAGTCAAGTTGTCATTCAACGAGTCGCGTGAATTGGCCGCATTGCCCGATGAGATCGCCGCATTGGAAGCCGCGCAGGCTGAGATCAACGCCCAATTGCTGGCTCCTGATGCTTACAAGACTGACCCGCAACAGTTGAAGGCTTGGCAATTGCGAATCGATGAAATCGATGAGCAGTTGTTGGAGAAGCTGGCCCGCTGGGAGGCGCTGGAGGAAAAACAGAAAGGGGGCTAG
- a CDS encoding bifunctional riboflavin kinase/FAD synthetase, with protein MQVFRSPFSVSDAPCALTIGNFDGVHLGHQVILDRLVKVARQRGLPAAVMTFEPHPRELFTPEAAPARLSSLREKLELLAVQGVDRVYVVRFTRAFAALSADAFIHDILVRRLQARYVLVGDDFCFGARRQGNFEMLSQVGGALGLTVESMPSVMSGQTRVSSTAVREALAAGDCALAACLLGRPYSISGRVFHGDKIGRTLGFPTANIQVKHNKPPLKGIFAVEVHGLDQRIYQGAASLGLRPTITANGRATLEVNLFDFGRSIYGEHLRVDFLTKLRDEEKYASLDELTQAIARDVAQCRHFFAQRELTIAHSIQQAG; from the coding sequence ATGCAGGTTTTCCGCTCCCCTTTTTCCGTCAGTGACGCCCCCTGTGCATTGACCATCGGCAACTTTGACGGTGTCCATCTGGGCCATCAGGTCATATTGGACAGGCTGGTCAAAGTGGCACGCCAGCGTGGCCTGCCCGCTGCGGTGATGACATTCGAGCCACATCCACGGGAGCTGTTCACACCCGAGGCCGCCCCAGCCCGCCTGAGCAGCCTGCGCGAAAAACTGGAACTGCTGGCAGTGCAGGGGGTCGATCGCGTCTACGTCGTCCGCTTCACCCGCGCCTTCGCGGCGCTGAGCGCGGATGCCTTCATCCACGACATCTTGGTACGTCGCTTGCAGGCGCGGTATGTCCTGGTGGGGGATGACTTCTGCTTCGGCGCCCGGCGTCAGGGCAATTTCGAGATGCTGTCCCAGGTTGGTGGCGCACTCGGCTTGACGGTGGAGAGCATGCCCAGTGTCATGTCCGGGCAGACGCGGGTATCCAGCACAGCCGTCCGCGAGGCATTGGCGGCAGGTGACTGCGCCCTGGCTGCGTGCTTGTTGGGCCGGCCTTATTCCATCAGTGGCCGCGTATTTCATGGCGATAAAATTGGCCGGACATTGGGCTTTCCGACAGCAAACATCCAGGTGAAGCACAACAAGCCGCCGCTGAAGGGCATCTTTGCGGTCGAGGTCCACGGCCTTGATCAACGTATCTACCAAGGCGCGGCCAGCCTCGGCCTGCGCCCCACCATCACCGCGAACGGGAGAGCCACGCTCGAAGTCAATCTGTTTGACTTCGGGCGCAGTATTTATGGCGAGCACCTGCGGGTCGATTTCCTGACCAAGCTACGGGACGAGGAGAAATACGCCAGCCTGGATGAGCTGACCCAGGCCATCGCCCGTGATGTCGCGCAATGCCGCCACTTTTTCGCGCAGCGTGAACTGACCATCGCCCATTCCATCCAACAGGCTGGTTGA
- the ileS gene encoding isoleucine--tRNA ligase, with amino-acid sequence MSDHKNTLNLPDTGFPMRGDLAKREPGMVAQWQQRQLYKTIRETSQGRPKFILHDGPPYANGDIHLGHAVNKILKDIIVKSKTMAGFDAPYVPGWDCHGLPIEHQIEKLHGKHLEPNAFRKLCREYAESQIERQKVDFIRLGILGDWDKPYKTMDFKTEANIVRTLGHIHQNGFLYKGAKPVYWCLDCGSSLAEAEVEYQDKHSPAIDVAFRVVDNQALAEAFGTHVNGEAAYAVIWTTTPWTLPANEAVSVHPEVIYDLIQTEKGLLILARDLAEFALQRYGLESVEVVGQCTGNKLEHLKLKHPFLDKEVPIICGLHVTVDAGTGLVHTAPAHGLEDYLVGNHYGLPVNNPVGPDGKFINSLPLFGGMSIWDANPKVMATLEANGALLVQKKLLHSYPHCWRHKTPVIFRATSQWFIGMEKAGNQGETLRQRAQKAVEDTQFFPAWGRARLEAMINNRPDWCVSRQRYWGVPMPLFEHKETGELHPRTTELLEAVAQRIEQGGIEAWFALDPADLLGEDAAHYHKLSDTMDVWFDSGSTHYAVVKQHADMVRTDSSDDFPADLYLEGSDQHRGWFQSSLLTGCATFGHAPYKQLLTHGFTVDAHGRKMSKSLKNGIEPQEICNKFGADILRLWIASSDYSGDLSLSEEILKRVTESYRRIRNTLRFLLANLADFDATTQLLPFEQLLEIDQYAIVQAKALQDRIAEYAGTETGSHFQRYTFHHAVQELTQYCSEDLGAFYLDILKDRLYTAGANAPARRAAQTALHHITHSLIRLLAPILSFTAEEAWGWLTGNQQDSVFLHTWYAFPAIDVAECERLQQRWSALRAFRSQVQKQIEEVRTAGGVGSSLQAEITITATDPLYALLASLGDDLRFVLITSQAKLVNGQADEVTVTPSQYTKCERCWHYRADVGAITAHTGLCGRCVSNLFGEGEARRHA; translated from the coding sequence ATGTCCGACCATAAGAACACTTTGAACCTTCCCGATACCGGCTTCCCCATGCGTGGCGATCTGGCCAAGCGCGAGCCGGGCATGGTGGCGCAATGGCAGCAACGCCAGCTGTACAAGACAATCCGCGAGACCAGCCAGGGCCGCCCGAAGTTCATCCTGCATGACGGCCCGCCGTATGCCAATGGCGACATCCACCTGGGCCACGCCGTCAACAAAATTCTGAAGGACATCATTGTCAAATCGAAGACCATGGCGGGTTTCGATGCACCCTATGTACCCGGCTGGGACTGCCACGGCCTGCCCATCGAGCATCAGATCGAGAAGCTGCATGGCAAGCACCTGGAGCCCAATGCGTTCCGCAAGCTCTGCCGTGAATATGCAGAAAGCCAGATCGAGCGCCAGAAAGTCGATTTCATCCGGCTGGGCATCCTGGGCGACTGGGACAAGCCTTATAAGACAATGGACTTCAAAACCGAAGCCAACATCGTCCGTACGCTGGGCCACATCCACCAGAACGGTTTCCTCTACAAAGGCGCCAAGCCTGTGTACTGGTGCCTGGATTGCGGCAGCTCGCTGGCTGAGGCCGAGGTTGAATACCAGGACAAGCACTCCCCTGCCATTGATGTTGCCTTCCGCGTAGTCGATAACCAAGCACTGGCAGAGGCATTTGGCACCCATGTCAATGGCGAAGCCGCTTATGCGGTGATCTGGACCACCACCCCCTGGACGTTGCCCGCCAACGAAGCAGTCAGCGTCCACCCGGAAGTCATCTACGACCTGATCCAGACCGAGAAAGGCTTATTGATCCTGGCGCGTGACCTGGCCGAGTTTGCGCTGCAGCGTTATGGGCTGGAGTCGGTCGAGGTGGTTGGCCAATGTACTGGCAACAAGCTGGAGCACCTCAAGCTCAAGCACCCGTTCCTCGACAAGGAAGTCCCCATCATCTGTGGCCTGCACGTCACCGTCGATGCTGGCACTGGCTTGGTCCATACCGCACCAGCCCACGGTCTGGAGGACTATCTGGTCGGCAATCACTATGGCCTGCCGGTCAACAACCCAGTCGGGCCGGATGGCAAATTCATCAACAGCCTGCCGCTGTTTGGCGGCATGAGCATCTGGGATGCCAACCCCAAGGTCATGGCCACCCTGGAGGCCAATGGGGCGCTGTTGGTGCAAAAGAAACTGCTGCACAGCTACCCGCATTGCTGGCGGCACAAGACACCCGTCATCTTCCGCGCCACCAGCCAATGGTTCATCGGCATGGAAAAGGCCGGCAATCAAGGCGAGACACTGCGCCAGCGCGCACAGAAAGCCGTCGAGGACACACAGTTCTTCCCTGCCTGGGGCCGCGCCCGCCTGGAAGCCATGATCAACAATCGCCCGGACTGGTGCGTCTCCCGCCAGCGCTACTGGGGCGTGCCGATGCCCTTGTTCGAACACAAAGAGACTGGCGAGCTGCACCCCCGCACCACGGAGCTGCTGGAAGCCGTTGCCCAACGTATCGAGCAAGGTGGCATCGAAGCCTGGTTCGCACTCGACCCGGCGGATTTGCTGGGCGAGGACGCTGCGCACTACCACAAGCTGTCGGATACCATGGATGTCTGGTTCGACTCTGGCTCGACACACTACGCGGTGGTGAAGCAACACGCCGACATGGTGCGCACCGACAGCTCGGATGACTTCCCGGCAGATCTTTACCTGGAAGGCTCCGACCAGCATCGTGGCTGGTTCCAGTCATCACTGCTGACCGGTTGTGCCACCTTTGGCCATGCCCCTTACAAGCAGCTGCTGACCCATGGCTTCACCGTGGACGCGCACGGGCGCAAGATGTCCAAATCATTGAAAAACGGCATCGAGCCGCAGGAAATCTGCAACAAGTTCGGCGCGGACATCCTGCGCCTGTGGATTGCATCCAGCGATTATTCGGGCGATCTGTCGCTGTCGGAAGAGATCCTGAAGCGGGTCACCGAAAGCTATCGTCGCATTCGCAACACCCTACGCTTCCTGCTGGCCAATCTGGCTGACTTCGATGCCACCACCCAATTGCTGCCATTCGAGCAGCTGTTGGAGATCGATCAATACGCCATCGTGCAGGCCAAAGCCCTGCAGGATCGCATTGCCGAATACGCGGGCACCGAAACGGGCAGCCACTTCCAGCGCTATACCTTCCACCATGCGGTGCAAGAGCTGACGCAGTACTGCTCGGAGGATCTGGGTGCGTTCTACCTCGACATCCTGAAAGACCGCCTGTACACCGCAGGGGCCAATGCGCCAGCACGGCGTGCCGCACAGACTGCGCTGCATCACATCACACACAGCCTGATCAGATTGCTCGCACCCATCCTCAGCTTCACTGCCGAGGAAGCCTGGGGCTGGCTGACCGGCAATCAACAGGATTCCGTATTCCTGCACACCTGGTACGCCTTCCCCGCCATCGACGTAGCCGAATGCGAACGCCTGCAGCAACGCTGGAGCGCATTGCGAGCCTTCCGTTCACAGGTGCAAAAGCAGATCGAAGAAGTGCGGACAGCTGGCGGGGTCGGCTCGTCGTTGCAGGCCGAAATCACCATTACCGCGACCGATCCGCTGTATGCGCTGCTGGCCTCGCTGGGTGATGACCTGCGCTTTGTGCTGATCACCTCCCAGGCCAAGCTGGTCAACGGGCAGGCTGACGAAGTCACCGTCACACCAAGTCAATACACCAAGTGTGAGCGCTGCTGGCATTACCGCGCAGATGTCGGCGCGATAACCGCCCATACCGGGCTGTGTGGCCGCTGTGTATCCAATCTGTTTGGTGAGGGAGAGGCACGTCGTCATGCGTAA
- the lspA gene encoding signal peptidase II, with protein sequence MRKWLLLALVVVVIDQFSKLWIDGNLFYGQTIPVIPSFNIVKAYNPGAAFSFLADAGGWQRHFFSVIAVVVSIGLVWMLRKNSTNRLLSSALSLILGGAIGNLIDRIAYGHVVDFIQIYYQQWYYPAFNLADSAICVGAALMIIDSFKKQPDVAH encoded by the coding sequence ATGCGTAAGTGGTTGTTACTGGCTTTGGTCGTGGTGGTGATCGATCAATTTTCCAAGTTGTGGATCGATGGCAACCTGTTTTACGGCCAAACCATTCCGGTCATTCCATCATTCAATATCGTCAAGGCCTACAACCCTGGCGCGGCGTTCAGCTTCCTGGCCGATGCCGGGGGCTGGCAACGACATTTCTTCAGCGTGATCGCTGTTGTCGTCTCGATCGGGCTGGTATGGATGTTGCGTAAAAACAGCACCAACCGTTTGCTCAGCAGTGCACTCAGTCTGATTCTGGGCGGTGCCATCGGCAATCTGATCGACCGGATCGCCTATGGCCATGTGGTGGACTTCATTCAGATCTACTACCAGCAATGGTACTACCCGGCATTCAATCTCGCGGACAGTGCCATCTGTGTCGGGGCGGCGCTGATGATCATCGACAGTTTCAAGAAACAGCCCGACGTGGCACATTGA